One Vanessa atalanta chromosome 8, ilVanAtal1.2, whole genome shotgun sequence genomic window carries:
- the LOC125065888 gene encoding serine/threonine-protein kinase WNK1-like isoform X1 has product MSNNLETDRSVTTGKMYPIDLAPQKITIVKSMTNSEVKMAHLISGQPKTTSSTGSMGLMRTAAQIISPGVASQPQMIVSGSPLLQGTQIVSQGSQLIGQSSQIIPQSQLLPSGQILSPGTQIISQGTQLSAQVSNASNTVSSNVQSSNVSSGNGAQLLSVGSLVSGAGNLVVSSSVRTIPPSVRVLPPMPQQNNRPVLSNINVNNTGGVLVNKGVTSHVPRGLAAGASLAVRPVTNPQPAASQGVIKGGAWSSGTRGGRGRALVYGCRARSPAPRAAPPAPPPQTALATLPTTTVLTSSGVISSTVRGPSPRTPTPTPPVTTAPRPLPLLQRNYQPAKVVGVASVGVRGVGNSAPPQLYYEVPRPAPHSISSQQQPQQHQQHQQHQPAIQQQQPHQHPRPLTPYAHVHTQSAQVSVVNTAQSLPETRQTPASVQNSSILPRPSILRKRDIDGSPTKSLSQTTLNNVTTIVSTIGSVGSIGSISSISNMVGQVYRSEGTGWEDVPTGAGSGSTTISAPSSPAPDLDPDPPTPEQDLSPRKKPRKQILSSEVRQCDYPSEDVPPSPPPAASVTPLPKRPSLSSTYVCGWRSTDRHFTRPADVRRKEPRTRDIVAIASQKHVLTSAEGWKVHHLTAQMDDLVSLEADVGEQLLGVLRALEAAASRAHSPIHTLQHTLLELVKGNKQRSNIVCEGIQEAREDILRVFKHRNFVSDILTRQADKRCFRKHRSQS; this is encoded by the exons ATGAGCAATAATTTAGAGACTGATAGATCGGTCACAACTGGAAAAATGTATCCAATCGATTTAGCACCTCAAAAAATAACTATTGTCAAGAGTATGACGAATTCTGAAGTAAAAATGGCTCATCTGATATCGGGGCAGCCTAAAACAACTAGCAGTACTGGATCTATGGGCTTGATGCGTACTGCTGCTCAAATTATCTCTCCTGGCGTTGCATCGCAG CCACAGATGATTGTAAGCGGCTCACCATTGCTACAGGGAACACAAATTGTTAGCCAAGGATCACAATTGATAGGGCAAAGCTCACAAATTATACCTCAGTCTCAGTTATTACCTAGTGGCCAAATCCTAAGTCCTGGTACTCAGATAATCAGTCAAGGGACACAATTATCAGCTCAAGTATCAAATGCTAGTAACACAGTATCAAGCAATGTTCAATCAAGCAATGTATCTTCTGGAAATGGTGCACAATTATTGAGTGTAGGCAGTTTAGTTAGTGGAGCTGGTAATCTCGTAGTAAGTTCATCAGTACGTACCATACCCCCTAGTGTAAGGGTATTGCCCCCTATGCCACAACAAAATAATCGACCAG TCTTGTCTAACATAAATGTGAACAATACTGGTGGAGTTCTGGTCAACAAAGGTGTCACGAGTCATGTTCCACGTGGCCTTGCAGCTGGTGCATCCCTTGCAGTGAGACCTGTAACTAATCCACAACCTGCAGCAAGTCAAG GTGTCATTAAAGGTGGTGCGTGGTCGAGCGGcacgcgcggcgggcgcggtcGAGCGCTGGTGTACGGTTGTCGCGCGCGTTCCCCCGCaccccgcgccgcgccgcccgcgcctcCGCCGCAAACGGCGCTCGCCACCCTACCTACTACCACTGTGCTCACCT ctAGTGGAGTGATATCGAGTACAGTCCGCGGCCCGTCACCTCGGACACCAACGCCGACACCGCCAGTGACGACCGCACCGCGGCCGTTGCCGCTGCTTCAGAGAAACTATCAACCGgccaag GTTGTGGGAGTTGCTAGTGTAGGAGTCCGAGGTGTAGGCAACAGTGCACCGCCCCAGCTGTATTATGAAGTACCTCGTCCCGCGCCCCACAGCATCTCATCACAGCAGCAGCCGCAGCAACACCAACAACATCAGCAGCACCAGCCAGCAATTCAACAGCAACAGCCACACCAGCATCCTCGACCATTAACGCCTTACGCACATGTGCATACACAGTCCGCGCAAG TGAGTGTTGTAAATACTGCTCAAAGTCTTCCCGAAACACGTCAAACGCCGGCATCCGTCCAGAATTCTTCTATCTTGCCTCGACCTTCTATATTGAGGAAACGGGATATTGACGg GTCTCCTACTAAGAGTCTGTCACAGACCACACTAAACAACGTGACCACAATTGTCAGCACTATCGGTAGCGTCGGCAGCATTGGCAGTATCAGCAGTATCAGCAACATGGTGGGCCAGGTGTACCGCTCAGAGGGTACGGGTTGGGAGGACGTACCAACCGGCGCAGGTTCCGGTTCCACGACTATCTCCGCGCCCTCCTCGCCGGCGCCAGACCTCGACCCGGACCCTCCAACGCCAGAGCAGGACCTCTCGCCGAGGAAGAAGCCAAGGAAGCAAAT ACTAAGTAGTGAAGTAAGGCAATGTGATTACCCTTCAGAAGATGTTCCTCCTTCACCACCACCAGCGGCATCTGTAACACCTTTACCAAAAc GTCCATCGCTGAGCTCCACATACGTATGCGGGTGGCGTAGTACGGACCGTCACTTCACGCGACCGGCCGACGTCCGACGCAAGGAGCCGCGCACCAGGGACATCGTAGCCATCGCTAGCCAGAAGCATGTGCTCACCAGTGCAGAGGGCTGGAAAGTTCACCACTTAACAGCACAGATGGATGATCTG GTGTCCCTGGAGGCGGATGTGGGCGAGCAGCTGTTGGGCGTGCTGCGCGCGCTGGAGGCCGCTGCCTCGCGCGCTCACTCGCCTATTCACACCTTGCAACACACGCTGCTCGAACTCGTTAAG GGCAACAAACAACGCAGTAACATAGTATGTGAAGGTATTCAAGAAGCACGAGAAGACATCCTCCGCGTGTTCAAACACAGGAATTTTGTATCCGATATTCTCACTCGTCAAGCTGACAAGAGATGTTTTAGGAAACATCGGTCACAGTCATAG
- the LOC125065888 gene encoding serine/threonine-protein kinase WNK1-like isoform X2 yields the protein MSNNLETDRSVTTGKMYPIDLAPQKITIVKSMTNSEVKMAHLISGQPKTTSSTGSMGLMRTAAQIISPGVASQPQMIVSGSPLLQGTQIVSQGSQLIGQSSQIIPQSQLLPSGQILSPGTQIISQGTQLSAQVSNASNTVSSNVQSSNVSSGNGAQLLSVGSLVSGAGNLVVSSSVRTIPPSVRVLPPMPQQNNRPVLSNINVNNTGGVLVNKGVTSHVPRGLAAGASLAVRPVTNPQPAASQGGAWSSGTRGGRGRALVYGCRARSPAPRAAPPAPPPQTALATLPTTTVLTSSGVISSTVRGPSPRTPTPTPPVTTAPRPLPLLQRNYQPAKVVGVASVGVRGVGNSAPPQLYYEVPRPAPHSISSQQQPQQHQQHQQHQPAIQQQQPHQHPRPLTPYAHVHTQSAQVSVVNTAQSLPETRQTPASVQNSSILPRPSILRKRDIDGSPTKSLSQTTLNNVTTIVSTIGSVGSIGSISSISNMVGQVYRSEGTGWEDVPTGAGSGSTTISAPSSPAPDLDPDPPTPEQDLSPRKKPRKQILSSEVRQCDYPSEDVPPSPPPAASVTPLPKRPSLSSTYVCGWRSTDRHFTRPADVRRKEPRTRDIVAIASQKHVLTSAEGWKVHHLTAQMDDLVSLEADVGEQLLGVLRALEAAASRAHSPIHTLQHTLLELVKGNKQRSNIVCEGIQEAREDILRVFKHRNFVSDILTRQADKRCFRKHRSQS from the exons ATGAGCAATAATTTAGAGACTGATAGATCGGTCACAACTGGAAAAATGTATCCAATCGATTTAGCACCTCAAAAAATAACTATTGTCAAGAGTATGACGAATTCTGAAGTAAAAATGGCTCATCTGATATCGGGGCAGCCTAAAACAACTAGCAGTACTGGATCTATGGGCTTGATGCGTACTGCTGCTCAAATTATCTCTCCTGGCGTTGCATCGCAG CCACAGATGATTGTAAGCGGCTCACCATTGCTACAGGGAACACAAATTGTTAGCCAAGGATCACAATTGATAGGGCAAAGCTCACAAATTATACCTCAGTCTCAGTTATTACCTAGTGGCCAAATCCTAAGTCCTGGTACTCAGATAATCAGTCAAGGGACACAATTATCAGCTCAAGTATCAAATGCTAGTAACACAGTATCAAGCAATGTTCAATCAAGCAATGTATCTTCTGGAAATGGTGCACAATTATTGAGTGTAGGCAGTTTAGTTAGTGGAGCTGGTAATCTCGTAGTAAGTTCATCAGTACGTACCATACCCCCTAGTGTAAGGGTATTGCCCCCTATGCCACAACAAAATAATCGACCAG TCTTGTCTAACATAAATGTGAACAATACTGGTGGAGTTCTGGTCAACAAAGGTGTCACGAGTCATGTTCCACGTGGCCTTGCAGCTGGTGCATCCCTTGCAGTGAGACCTGTAACTAATCCACAACCTGCAGCAAGTCAAG GTGGTGCGTGGTCGAGCGGcacgcgcggcgggcgcggtcGAGCGCTGGTGTACGGTTGTCGCGCGCGTTCCCCCGCaccccgcgccgcgccgcccgcgcctcCGCCGCAAACGGCGCTCGCCACCCTACCTACTACCACTGTGCTCACCT ctAGTGGAGTGATATCGAGTACAGTCCGCGGCCCGTCACCTCGGACACCAACGCCGACACCGCCAGTGACGACCGCACCGCGGCCGTTGCCGCTGCTTCAGAGAAACTATCAACCGgccaag GTTGTGGGAGTTGCTAGTGTAGGAGTCCGAGGTGTAGGCAACAGTGCACCGCCCCAGCTGTATTATGAAGTACCTCGTCCCGCGCCCCACAGCATCTCATCACAGCAGCAGCCGCAGCAACACCAACAACATCAGCAGCACCAGCCAGCAATTCAACAGCAACAGCCACACCAGCATCCTCGACCATTAACGCCTTACGCACATGTGCATACACAGTCCGCGCAAG TGAGTGTTGTAAATACTGCTCAAAGTCTTCCCGAAACACGTCAAACGCCGGCATCCGTCCAGAATTCTTCTATCTTGCCTCGACCTTCTATATTGAGGAAACGGGATATTGACGg GTCTCCTACTAAGAGTCTGTCACAGACCACACTAAACAACGTGACCACAATTGTCAGCACTATCGGTAGCGTCGGCAGCATTGGCAGTATCAGCAGTATCAGCAACATGGTGGGCCAGGTGTACCGCTCAGAGGGTACGGGTTGGGAGGACGTACCAACCGGCGCAGGTTCCGGTTCCACGACTATCTCCGCGCCCTCCTCGCCGGCGCCAGACCTCGACCCGGACCCTCCAACGCCAGAGCAGGACCTCTCGCCGAGGAAGAAGCCAAGGAAGCAAAT ACTAAGTAGTGAAGTAAGGCAATGTGATTACCCTTCAGAAGATGTTCCTCCTTCACCACCACCAGCGGCATCTGTAACACCTTTACCAAAAc GTCCATCGCTGAGCTCCACATACGTATGCGGGTGGCGTAGTACGGACCGTCACTTCACGCGACCGGCCGACGTCCGACGCAAGGAGCCGCGCACCAGGGACATCGTAGCCATCGCTAGCCAGAAGCATGTGCTCACCAGTGCAGAGGGCTGGAAAGTTCACCACTTAACAGCACAGATGGATGATCTG GTGTCCCTGGAGGCGGATGTGGGCGAGCAGCTGTTGGGCGTGCTGCGCGCGCTGGAGGCCGCTGCCTCGCGCGCTCACTCGCCTATTCACACCTTGCAACACACGCTGCTCGAACTCGTTAAG GGCAACAAACAACGCAGTAACATAGTATGTGAAGGTATTCAAGAAGCACGAGAAGACATCCTCCGCGTGTTCAAACACAGGAATTTTGTATCCGATATTCTCACTCGTCAAGCTGACAAGAGATGTTTTAGGAAACATCGGTCACAGTCATAG
- the LOC125065673 gene encoding 28S ribosomal protein S23, mitochondrial isoform X1 — MATSRLERIGTIFSRTEGLLLRGAMKPDDRPLWFDIYKAFPPTTEPKFARPKPENKPIRQILYKEDILRAKFHAKGHGLSSNMFSMNETYTKKLMQKFEQLKSESISEEELIEKCVAAVGSERQTESTKTTTKNPDSVSSHVLNEANLKNIFKE; from the exons ATGGCAACAAGTCGATTAGAACGAATTGGGACTATTTTTAGCAg AACTGAGGGCCTCCTTTTGCGTGGAGCGATGAAACCAGATGATAGACCGTTATGGTTTGATATTTACAAAGCATTTCCACCTACAACGGAACCAAAATTTGCAAGACCAAAACCCGAAAATAAGCCCATTAGACAAATTCTCTACAAAGAAGATATCCTTAGAGC GAAATTTCACGCCAAAGGACATGGATTGAGTTCTAACATGTTTAGTATGAATGAAACATATACAAAGAAGCTCATGCAAAAGTTCGAGCAATTGAAATCTGAGAGTATTTCTGAAGaagaattaattgaaaaatgcgTCGCAGCTGTCGGTAGTGAGCGACAAACAGAATCTACTAAAACTACAACGAAGAATCCCGATTCAGTATCCTCCCATGTTTTAAATGAAGccaatcttaaaaatatttttaaagaatag
- the LOC125065672 gene encoding uncharacterized protein LOC125065672: MSTLKKSAKSKFISEDLSDFINESQFLNDSPKTKKQQKRQRNETAEKDNTNLSLHASVIKKKKINEGVEACGESRQKILNVMSQQLEARKQINENLLKSLSEVLTHFETDYNALKENEQKIEHLTGSFMKCIQQATAAHKQKLRAFKEIHSTFKKECEEMEAEQKAEVDKLGDELEEDINKLKQKLISETKRSGWETLRRSFLQAMQNDF; this comes from the exons ATGTCAACTCTTAAAAAGTCTGCGAAATCCAAGTTCATATCAGAAGACTTGAGTGATTTTATAAATGAGTCTCAATTTTTAAACGATTCACCAAAAACCAAGAAGCAGCAAAAAAGGCAACGAAATGAAACTGCTGAAAAAGATAATACTAACTTAAGTCTTCATGCGAGTgtcattaaaaagaaaaaaattaatgaaggtGTTGAAGCATGTGGAGAGTCAcgacaaaaaatactaaatgtaaTGAGTCAACAATTAGAAGCAAG aaaacaaattaatgaaaatttattaaaaagtttgtcAGAAGTTCTTACTCACTTTGAGACAGACTATAATGCCTTGAAAGAAAATGAGCAGAAGATAGAACATCTTACTGGGTCATTTATGAAATGTATACAACAAGCCACTGCTGCTCATAAGCAAAAACTAAGAGCCTTTAAAGAAATCCATTCCACTTTTAAAAAAGA ATGCGAAGAAATGGAAGCAGAACAAAAAGCAGAAGTGGATAAACTAGGAGATGAATTAGAAGAGGATATTAATAagttgaaacaaaaattaatatcagAAACCAAGCGTAGCGGATGGGAAACTTTACGAAGATCTTTCCTGCAAGCTATGCAGAATGATTTTTAA
- the LOC125065673 gene encoding 28S ribosomal protein S23, mitochondrial isoform X2 translates to MKPDDRPLWFDIYKAFPPTTEPKFARPKPENKPIRQILYKEDILRAKFHAKGHGLSSNMFSMNETYTKKLMQKFEQLKSESISEEELIEKCVAAVGSERQTESTKTTTKNPDSVSSHVLNEANLKNIFKE, encoded by the exons ATGAAACCAGATGATAGACCGTTATGGTTTGATATTTACAAAGCATTTCCACCTACAACGGAACCAAAATTTGCAAGACCAAAACCCGAAAATAAGCCCATTAGACAAATTCTCTACAAAGAAGATATCCTTAGAGC GAAATTTCACGCCAAAGGACATGGATTGAGTTCTAACATGTTTAGTATGAATGAAACATATACAAAGAAGCTCATGCAAAAGTTCGAGCAATTGAAATCTGAGAGTATTTCTGAAGaagaattaattgaaaaatgcgTCGCAGCTGTCGGTAGTGAGCGACAAACAGAATCTACTAAAACTACAACGAAGAATCCCGATTCAGTATCCTCCCATGTTTTAAATGAAGccaatcttaaaaatatttttaaagaatag